The following DNA comes from Acidobacteriota bacterium.
ATGCTGCCCGCCGCGGAAAGGGTCCGGGTGATCGAGTCCGGTGGTCGCCGGGCCCTGGGCATCACCCGCGTGATCTACAACGAGCCCGATTGCTCCACCGCCGCCTGCCACGAGCACCGGCCGGACGAAAGACTGCTGGGCATCCTGGACGTTCACCTGGCTCTCGGGCCGTACGATGAAGCCCGCGTGCGCAGCGCTCTGGAACTGGTGCTGACTTCGGCGGTCGCGATCTTCCTGGTGCTCGTCACCACCATCGTATCCGTGCAGAAAATGGTGCAAGCGCCCGTGCGGGCCCTGATCCGCGGAGCACGCAAGCTGGGCGACGGCGACCTTTCGGCGCGGGTTCCCGAAACGTCCGATGACGAGATCGGGGAGCTGGCCCGCACTTTCAACCAGCTCGCGCGGGATCTCGAGATTGCTCGGGGCGAGCTGATGGATTTGACCCAGACTCTCGAAGTGCGGGTCGAACAAAAGACCCGGGAGCTGAAAGAGGCCCAGGACCAGGTCCTGCATGCGGAGAAGATGGCTTCGCTGGGCAAACTCGCCGCCGTGGTGGCTCACGAGATCAACAACCCCCTCTCCAGCGTCGTCACCTACGCCCGCACCCTCGTTCGACGCTTGCGTGAAGGGCGCACCGGGCCGAGCGCCGAGCAGAATCTCCAGTGTCTCGAATCGATCGCCTCCGAGGCGACCCGCTGTGGGGCCATCGTCAGTCAGTTGCTGGCCTTCGCCCGGCAAAGGGGCGGCCGCTTTACGGCGATGCGGATCAACGACGTGGTGGAAAAGGCGGTCTTTTTGTTGCAACACCAACTCGACATGAACGGGGTGACCGTGCGGCGCGAGTTGGCTCCGGACCTGCCGGTGATCGTCGCCGACCCCGACCAGGTGCAGCAGGCTTCGATGGCCTTGCTGATCAACGCCAGCCAGGCGCTCGAAGGGGGCGGGACGGTCACGCTCCGCACGCGCTCCGAAGAGGCGTGGGTGGTGCTGGAGGTGGCCGACGACGGCCCCGGTATGCCGCCGGAGGTGGCTGAGCGCGTCTTCGAGCCTTTCTTCACCACCCGTGAAGAGGACGGGGGGCTCGGCCTCGGGCTGTCGGTGGTCTACGGCATTCTCGAGCGGCACGGGGGCAGCGTCAGCCTGCAGACGGCGCCCGGTGACGGCTGCTGCTTTACGCTGCGCTTTCCCCTCGAGCCCCCGGACCAGGAGAATTCGCGATGAGTGCACGCAGGCCGAAACTGTTGATCGTCGACGACGAGGTGCACGTGCGGGAGTCACTCTCCAGCTGGTTCACCGACGACGGTTACGAGGTCACCACGGCTCCCGGCGGCAAGGAGGCCCTGGCGCTGCTCGGCCGCGAGCATTTCGACATCATGATCAGCGACATCAAGATGCCGGGGATGGACGGCCTGGAGCTGCAGCGCAGGGTGCGCCGGGTCGACGCCGATCTCGTGATCATTCTCGTCACCGCCTACGCCTCGGTGGCCACTGCCGTGCAGGGACTCAAGGAAGGCGCCTACGACTACCTGGTCAAGCCCTTCGATCCCGCAGACATGTCCCGGGTCGTGGAGAAGGCTTGCGAGAAGATTCGACTGGAGGAGGAAAACCTGGCCCTTCGCAGACGCCTGGAGGAGCGCGAGGGGCCGGAGTTCGTGACCGGCGTCAGCCAGGAGATGCGCCGGGTGATCGAACTGGTGGATTCGGTCGCTCCGACGGACACGACCGTGCTGGTGCGGGGAGAGTCGGGCACGGGAAAGGAACTCATCGCTCGCATGATCCACTCCCGCAGCCAGAGGGCCTACGGACCGCTGGTGGCGGTGAACTGCGGCGCGCTGTCGGAGACCCTGCTGGAGTCGGAGCTCTTCGGACACGAAAAGGGGTCGTTCACCGGGGCCAGCGCCCGTCGGCGGGGAAAACTGGAGCTGGCGGATGGGGGTACGCTCTTCCTCGACGAGGTCGGCGAAATGTCGCCCAAGGTGCAGGTGGAGTTGCTGCGGGCGCTGGAGGAAAAGCGTTTCACCCGCGTCGGCGGAACCCGGAGCATCCCGACGGATTTCCGCGTCGTCTGCGCCACCAACAGCGACCTCGAGCAAGCCGTGCGCGACAAGACCTTCCGGGAGGATCTTTACTACCGGATCCATGTCTTCCAGATTTTCATTCCCCCTCTCCGCGCGCGGCCGGAGGACGTGCTGCCCATCGCCGAGCATTTCCTCGCCCGCTTCTCGGCGTCCATGGGCCGTCGGGTCAAGGGCTTCTCCGAGGCATCCCGGGAGCTGCTGATGCGCTATCCGTGGCCGGGAAACGTCCGGGAACTGGCCAACGCGGTGGAGCGCGCGCTGGTGGTCTGCCGCGGCGACACCATCGAATCCCACCACCTGCCGGTGGCGAGATCCGCCGACGGGGACAACGGGGAGGATCCCAGCGACCTCTCCCTCGAGAGCGTGGAGCGGCGGCAGGTGCGGCGGGTCCTCAAGCTCACGGGCTTCAACGTCACCCGTTCGGCCAAGTTGCTGGGAGTGGATCGCGTCACGCTCTACAACAAGATGCGCAAGTACCACATCGAGCGCCCATGAGCTCGTGGGACGTGGAGATCGTGGCGCTGGGGCCCTTGCTTGCCGGAACCCTGCGGGAGCTGAGAGCGGACCTGGCCCGCGGCCTGGCCCGACCGGTGAGGATCGCGGCGAGTCCCCTGAGTCTCGACGACGCCTTCGACCCGGCCCGGCGGCAGTATTCGGCCCAGGTGCTGCTCGAGCTTCTGCGCCGGCGGAGCCCGCCGCCGGGCTTGCGCCTGCTCGGTGTCACCCGGGTGGACCTGTTCCTGCCGGTGTTCACCCACGTCTTCGGCGCAGCCCAGTTGGGAGGCCCGGCGGCGGTGGTCTCTTGCCACCGGCTGCGGGGGACGGACGTGGATCCCGGAGGGAAGGCGACTGCCGGCCGACTGTTGAGAGAAGCGCTGCACGAACTCGGCCACACGGCCGGACTGATCCACTGCCGCTGCTCCTGGTGCTCGATGGCACCGTCGCGCACACCGGAGGAAGTCGACCTGAAGGATGCGGGCTACTGTCCGCAGTGTGCGCGGCGCCTGGGGATGACCTGAGCCGCCGGACGCCGCGCCGGGGCCGGTCAGCGCATGTGGAGGAACTCCTCGCCGAAGGCTTCGAGCCCCGCATCGTCGAGCAGGCCGATGGCACCGAGGGCGGGCTGGGCGCCGTCGGCCAGCACGGGCGCCTCGCCCCGGGGAGCGCTGCGGCGGGAGAGAAAATCAGCCAGGCGTTGGACCTCGGAGCGCAGCCATGCGGCTGCCCGCTCGCCCACCTTCAACCCGGCAAGGGCTTCGGTGTGCTCGGCGGGCCAGATCCTGGCGAACCATCCGGCGCCGTAGGGATCGTCCTTCAGCGCGTCGGGAAGGCTCTCCGGGGCCGCGGGATTGACGGCCACGACAACCCCCGTGACCGGGGAACAGATCGCCAGCGTGCGACCTTTCTCTTGCAGGTGGGCGAGGGGGCGACCCCGCTCCACGTGGGTGCCGGCCTCGGGCAGTTCCACCCGATCGACCCGGCCCAGGGCCTGGGTCACCAACTCGTCGGCGCCGACGCGGATCTCTCCCACGTCGGTCAGGGAGGCCCAACTGTGGCCCGAGCTGAGAAAGATGCCTCGCGGATAGCGCAGCGGGGAGAAGGCCGCCACCGGCTGCGCCTGATCGGCGCGCCGGCGCCGCTCGTAGCGCAGCCGGACCAGGTCGATGGCGATGAAGAGGACGATGGTCAAGATGACGAGGACGGCGGTCATGATCGACTCCCTTCGGGGCGCTCCATCTACGGCGCCGCACCCCGGTTCAAGCAAGATCTGTGCCGCCCTTGGGGCCGCCCCTAACGAGTTCATTTTTAAGGCGTTATGTGGCATTCAACACCACCGCCGAGTCTCGCGTATGGAGTTTTTCTACAAGGGGCGGCCGCTGGCCGGCCCGGAGGCCGGCAAGTCGCGGCGGCCCAGGGCCTTGGCCGTGTGGAGGATCCCAACGCCGGCTGTTGCGCTTTTCAGCGCCCGCTCTGCCAGGCCGCCTGCGAGCCACGTCCCTTCCCCCTGGCGACGTCCCTTTTCCTTCTCGACTCCCCGCCACGGCTCGCCGAGGCGGGGGCCGAAGAGGGCTGGACCCCCGGAAGGGCGCTGGGCCGGTTCCACCGGGGGTACCGTGCCAGGCCTCCTTACATCGCCGGCTCGGACCGCGGTATAGTCCCCCGGTTGGGGGGCCGAGGAGAGGGATTCGTGGCAGCCATGACCAAGCGAGGGGCCTTCGGGTCACGGATGGGCTTCATCCTGGCCGCTGCGGGGTCGGCGATCGGGTTGGGGAACATCTGGCGTTTTCCCTACTCCGCCGGTCAGCACGGAGGCGCGGCGTTCATCCTGGTCTACCTCGTCTGCGTGGTCGTACTCTGCCTGCCGGTGCTCTTCGCCGAGTTGGCGATCGGCCGCGCGTCCCAGAAGAGCCCCGTCGGCGCCTTCGCCCGTCTCGCGCCCTCGAGCGCCTGGCCCCTGGTGGGGGCTTTGGGGGTGATCACGGGATTCGCGATTCTCGCTTTCTACGCCGTGGTGGCGGGCTGGACCCTGGGCTACCTGGGGCGGGCGCTGGCGGGTCGCTTTTCGGGAGCCCTGACGAACGAGGAAAGCCTGGCGGCCTTCCACGCCATTTCCCGGGCGCCGGTCGCCTCGATCGCCCTGACAGCGCTCTTCCTGGTGCTGACGGCCCTGGTGGTGCGCTCCGGCATCCAGGGCGGCATCGAGAAGGCTTCGAAGATCCTGATGCCGATCTTCTTCGTCCTGCTCATGGGGCTGGCGTTGCGGGCGGTGACCTTGCCCGGCGCCGGTGCCGGGCTGCGCTTCCTCTTTCACGTGGACCTGTCGAAGATCACGCTCTCGGTGGTGGTGGGAGCCCTGGGACAGGCCTTCTTCTCCCTCAGCCTGGGAATGGGCGCGATGATCACCTACGGCTCGTACCTCTCCCACGACGAGCGACTTCCCGGAGCGGCGTTCTCCGTCGCGGCGGCGGACACGGCGATCGCCTTGCTGGCGGGGTTGATCATCTTCCCCGCGGTGTTCGCGGCGGGAGGGGATCCGGGAGGAGGCCCCGGACTGGTTTTCGTCACCCTCCCTTCGATCTTCCATCACTTGCCGCTCGGTGGCCTGTTCGCGGTGGCGTTCTACGCGCTGCTGGCCATCGCGGCCCTGACCTCCACCATCAGCTTGCTCGAGGTGGTGGTTTCCTATTTCGTCGATGAAAAGGGCTGGTCGCGGGAGCGCACCACCTGGCTGGTGACAGCCGCCTGTTTCTTGCTCGCGGTGCCCTCGGCCCTGTCGGAGACCTTTCTCGGTTGGCAGAATGTCATTTTCGGCAACTACGGCCTGACCGTGGGGGCCTTGCTGATCTGCCTTTTCGTCGGCTGGAAATGGGGGATCGCCTCGGCCCTCGAAGAGATCGCCCGGGGCGGGTCGCCCCTGCCCCTCGGATCTGTCTGGGGCCTGGTGATACGCTACGTGGCCCCCCTGGCCATCGCCGTGATCCTGGCGGGCGTCATCGGCTGGATTCCCGGCGTGGAGTTCTGAGGCAGGAGGAAGCATGCCCCAGCGCCGACCGGTGGCTGTGGGATTGGTCGTGCTGGTCCTGGTCGTCGTCTCCCTGGTGGCGGCGAAATCCTGGTGGCCGCGGGCCCAGGCTCCGGCATCGTGGGCCCTGGAGCGCTTTGCGGGTCAGCCTCCGCGCTTCGTGGTCTATTACTTCTATTCCGGCTTTCGTTGCCGCACTTGTCGCAGGATCGAGGATACCGCCCAGTCCCTGCTCGAGGAGCATTTCCGCGCCCCACTCGACGGCGGGGTTCTGGCCTGGCTGCCGCTGAACATCGACGAACCCCGGTACAGGCATTTCCACCGGGACTTCGAGATGCCCTCGCGCACCCTGGTGCTCGCCGAGTTCGCCGGTCAGCCGCCGCCCCGGCGCTACCGGCGCCTGGACCAGGCCTGGTCCCTGGCCCATCGACCCGAGCGGCTGGCAGCCTACATTCGCGAAGAGGTGGACGCTTTCCTGGCGGGGCGGGCTCCGCCGGGGGACGGAGCCGGTACCCCGCGGGCAGGTCCCCCGTGATCGAACTGTTCTGGGCTTCGATGGCGGCGCTCTGGCTGGGCGTACTGGTCTCGATTTCGCCTTGCCCCCTGGCTTCCAACATCGCCGCGGTGGCCTACATCGGCCGGGAGTCTCACCGGCCGTGGCGGGTGCTGGCGGCGGGGCTTGCCTACGTGGCCGGTCGCGTGACGGCCTATACCTTGCTCGGAGCGCTGATCGCCGTCAGCGTGGTGTCGATGATCGACCTCTCCGGCTGGCTGGAGGGCGTGGCTTTCCAGTTGCTGGGACCGGGGCTGATCGTCACCGGACTCTTTCTGCTGGGATGGCTCGGTACGGGGGGGGCGGGCAGCCGCTGGGCCGAGCGCCTGCGCCGGCGGGGCGCGGCCATCGGCGGTATGGCTGGGGCCGTCGTGCTGGGTCTGCTGCTGGCCCTCTCCTTGTGCCCGGTATCGGCCGCGCTCTTCTTCGGCAGCCTGGTGCCCCTGAGCCTCAAGCACGGCTCGGCGGTGGTGGTGCCCGCCGTCTTCGGCGTCGGGACAGGTCTGCCCGCCTTCGTCTTCGCGCTGCTCTTCGCCGGTGGAGCGCGGGGTGTGGCGCGGGCCTATTCCCGTCTCGAAAGCCTCGACCGCGTCGGGCGCAGGTTCAGTGGCTGGGTCTTCATCGCCGCCGGGGTCTACGAGAGCGCCTGCGCCCTGGTGCGGTGGTGGTGAGAGCCCAGGGGTAGCGCCGGGTCGCGATCGCTGATCGCCGTTTTTCCGGGGCGTCTCGTCCCGGGGCGACGGTCGGGCACGGTTGCGGCGGGGGCCTGGCGGCAGGCGGCGATGCCCGGGAAGCCGGTGGTTGCCAGCAGGCTGTGAGCGGTGGGCGCGGCGGTGGGAGGTGCGGCTATCATCGGCCGACCGTCCCGCTTCCGGCCGCACGCTCGGGCGGGCGGGTGACCGTGGAGGAAAGTCCGTGACGACGAAGTCGACGCTGTATCGTTTGCCGCCCATCCTGATCCTGCTCGTCCTGCTCGCCGGCTTGGCGATCCCGGCCTCCTCTGTCCTGGCCGAGGTGGCGCCCCATCCTGGAATGCTCCGTTCTCCGGATGTCTCGGCGGAGAGCATCGTCTTTCTCTATGCCGACGATCTCTGGCTCGTCTCCCGGGAGGGCGGCCTGGCCGTTCCCCTGGCCAGTCCCCCGGGACCCGAATTGCGTCCCCGCTTCAGCCCGGACGGTCGGACGATCGCGTTCACGGGCAACTACGACGGTGACTCCGAGATCTACACCCTGCCGGTGGGGGGTGGTGTGGCTCCCTACCGGGTGACCCATCATCCCGGCAGGGAGACGCTGGCCGACTGGACGCCCGACGGCAGGCTGATGTTCTACACCGCCGCGATGAACCGCAGCAGCCGGATACCCCGGCTCTACACGGTCGATCCCGCCGGTGGCCTGCCCGAGGCGCTGCCTGTGCCCTACGGCACCAAGGCCTCGCTGACCCCCGACGGGCGGCTGCTGGCCTACACGCCTACCAATCGCGACGAGCGTTCCTGGAAGCGTTACCGCGGGGGTATGGCCTCCGATATCTGGATCTTCGACCTGGTCGAGCACAGTTCCCACCGCGCCACCCGCTGGGAGGGCACCGATACCGAGCCCATGTGGCATGGCGGCAAGCTCTATTATCTCTCCGACGCGGGACCGGCCCACCGGCGCAACGTGTGGATCTACGATCCCGCCACCGGCCGGCGAGAGCAGATCACCTTTTTCGAGGAGTTCGACGTCCGTTACGCCGCTATCGGACCGGGAGAGGGGGGACGAGGCGAGATCGTTCTGCAAAACCGTGATGCCCTCTACCTGCTCGACCTGGGCAGTCGCCGCCTGCGTGAGGTGCCGGTGCGCATCCCCGGGGCCCGGCCCACCTTGCGGCGGCGTCACGTGGATGCCGCCAAGTTCGTCTCCAGCTGGGCCCTGTCTCCCTCGGCCAGGCGGGCGGTGGTCTCCGCCCGGGGTGACGTGTGGACCCTGCCCCGGGAGCATGGCTCGCCGCGGAATCTCACCCGTACCGGCGGCGTCGCCGAACGGCGGCCGGAGTGGAGCCCCGACGGCAAGTGGATCGCCTTCTTCTCCGACGCGAGCGGCGAGTACGAGTTGACCCTCGCTCCGGCCGACGGCCGGGGGGAGAGCCGGATCCTGGCCCGGGGACAAGCCACCTTCTACACCGGGATCGCCTGGGCTCCGGATTCGAAGAAGCTGCTGGTCACCGACAAGGCGGGCGCCCTGCTGCTGGTTGCGGTGGAAGACGGTGAATTCCTCGAGATCGACCGCGACCCCCTGGCCGCTTCCCCCTCGGTGAGCTGGTCACCCGACAGCCGCTTTATCGCCTACGATCGCCGGGGCGAGGGCCTTGGCAACGCTTCGATCTGGATCTACGACGTGGAGAAGAACGAGAAGCACCAGGTCACGTCGGGGATGTTCAACGATTTCGGTCCCACCTTCGATCGCAAGGGCAAGTACCTGTTCTTCGCTTCCAGTCGCCACTTCTCACCCCTCTACGGTGAACTGGATACATCGTTCCTCTACGCCAAGACCGAGATGCTCTTCGTGGTGCCGCTCCAGGCCGACCAGGCTTCGCCCTTCGCGCCCAAGAGCGACGAGGAGAAGGTCGGCGAAGACGAGAAGGCCAAAAACGGCGACGAGGCCGAGGCGGAGACCGGTACGGCCGACAAGAAGAAGGGCAAGAAGGCGAAAAAGAAGAAGGGAAAGAAAGGCGACGGGGAGACGGACGTCGCTGACGCCGGGAGTGACAAGAAAATCGAGGTGGAGATCGATTTCGACGATTTCGAGCGTCGGGCGGTGGCCCTGCCGGTGGATCCCGGCGTTTTCGGACGCCTGGCCGTCAATGACAAGGGACACCTGGTCTACCTCCGGAGCGGTGTGCGGGGTAGCGGTGAGAAGCCCTCGATCATGATCTTCGACCTCGAAGACGACGAGCGGGAAGAAAAACTGGTTTCCAAGGGGGCCCACGGCTTCGATATTTCCGCCGACGGGAAATCGTTGCTGGTGATGCGGGCCGGCGCCGCCTTCATCCAGAAGGCGGCGGCGAAATCCGACAAGGACGCGAAAAAGGTGGTCACGGCGGGGATGGACATGTGGGTCGATCCCCGCGAGGAGTGGCCGCAGATCTTCAACGACGCCTGGCGCTTTCAGCGTGACTTCTTCTACGACCCCAACATGCACGGCGTCGACTGGCCCGCCATGCGTGAGCGCTACGGCGCGATGGTGGCCGACTGCGTCACCCGTGACGACCTCAGCTTCGTCATTCGGGAACTGATCGCGGAACTCAACGTGGGACATGCCTATTACTTCGGTGGTGACAGCGGTATCCACTCGCCTCGTCTGCAGGCGGGTCTGCTGGGAGCCGACTTCGAGCTTGAAAACGGCGCTTTTCGCATCCGTCACATCATCGAGGGCGGGCCCTGGGACGTGGACGGTCGCGGACCCCTCAGTCAGCCCGGGGTGAAGGTCGCCGTCGGCGACTACCTGCTGGCGATCAATGGCGAGCCTCTCGATCCGGCGGCCGATCCCTGGGCGCCGTTGATCGGCAAGATCGGTCGCGCGGTGACCTTGACGGTCAGCGCCAAGCCGCGGCTCGATGACGACGCCCGGGAGATCGTCGTTGAACCGATCAGCCTCCGCGACGAGATGGGCCTGCGCTACAGGGAGTGGGTCGAGCGGAACCGGGCCTACGTGGCCGAGAAGAGCGGTGGCCGTATCGGCTATGTTCACGTGCCCTCGACGGGTATCGGTGGTCAGAACGAACTGGTGCGGGGTTACTTCAGCCAGCTCCGTCGAGAGGCCTTGATCATCGACGATCGCTGGAACTCCGGCGGCCAGATTCCCACCCGTTTCATCGAATTGCTCAACCGGCCGCGGACCAACTACTGGGCGCGGCGGGACGGCGAGGACTGGGTCTGGCCCCCGGATGCCCACGAGGGGCCGAAGGTGATGCTGATCAACGGCCTGGCCGGTTCGGGAGGAGACGCCTTCCCCTGGTACTTCCGCCAGGCCGGGTTGGGCAAGTTGATCGGTACGCGCACATGGGGCGGCCTGGTGGGCATTTCGGGCAACCCGCCGCTGATCGACGGCGGTGCCGTGACCGTGCCGCGCTTCGCCTTTTACGAGAACGACGGTACGTGGGGGGTCGAGGGACACGGCGTCGATCCCGACATCGAGGTGATCGACGATCCGGCCCTGATGGTGGACGGCGGTGACCCGCAACTCGACCGGGCCATCGAGGAACTGCTGGCGGAACTCGAACGTTCGCCCCGCAAACCCGTCCAGCGGCCGCCTTATCCGAATCGCCGCGGCATGGGCATACCCGAGGCCGACCGCTAGCCGTTCGCCGGGTCTCCTCGATGCGGGGGCACCGAGCTTCCGCCGGAGGCTCGCTGCCTCGCTCGGGGAGACTTTCTCGGCGGACTGCCGGCCGGGCCTTCGGGTGCGTCGAAACAGGCGGCAGGCGTCGGTGGCGACCGGTCCTGCTGGCGAGGGTTCCCGGCCGGGGCGCCGTGACCCGCCGCCGCTTCAGGGCGTGACGCCCGGGAACTCCTTGTCGAGGCGTCGGCGGGCCGCCGCGGCCTCGTCCTCGTGACCCCGGGCGGCCTCGGCGTTGGCCAGGGCGAGCAGGGCCCGGGCGCGGATTGCGTCCGAAGAGGCCGCGTCCGCCAGCCGGCGCAGGATCTTCACCGCGGCCGCGTAGTTCTCCGCCGCGGCCTGGGCCCGCGCCAGGTCCAGTTCGAGGCCTTCGCGGACGGCATCGCGTTTCTTGTGGGCCTTGAGGGCGCGGCGCAGCACTCCGCAGGCCTCTTCCGGGTTGCCCACGTGGGCCAGGTAGCGCCCGACGCGGGCCAGGGCCCGGGGATCCCGCTTTTCGTCCCGCAGCTCCAGGTACTCCGCGTAGCCCTCCCGCACCGCGCCCAGCAGGGCGAGCATCTCGTCGGCCGAGACGAAGCCGAGAGCCCGGCTGATCTCGTTGCCCTCGTCGTCGAGGACAAGCACCGTGGGGAAGGCCTCGACCCGGTAGCGCTCGATGAAGACCTTCTGCACGTCGGCGTCGACCTTGACGGGGATGAAATCTTCGATGGCCTCGACCACGTCGGCCCGGCGATAGGTGGTTTCATCCATTTCGCGGCAGGGTACGCACCAGATGGCCCAGACGTCCACCAGCACCGGCTTGCCGGTCTTGCCGCTCTGTTCGAGGGCGCGGCCGACACTCTCGCCCCAGGCGATTTCTTCAGCGGGGCTGACGGCTCCGGTCGCCATCAGGGCCAGCAGGCAGCCGGCCAGGGCCATCACTCGGCTTGTCATCACTCGGGGTCTCCTCGGAAGGTCGATGCCGGGTTCTCCGGCGGCCCGTACCGCCGCCGGCCGGGGCTCGCGGCGGCCCAGGCCATGTATCATGATAGCCCGTCTACTGCGGGACGAGGAGGCAACGGTATGCGTGGAGCCTGGCCGGTGGCGGCAGCGCTGGTCGTCGGGGCTTTTTTCACCGTTTCGGCCCGCCGGTCGACCCCGCCCGGGTCCGATGATCCGGCCCGGATTCCGGTGGCCGCCCAGCTTTCCACCACGCGCCTGCGCGCCGATCTCGACGGTGACGGTCGCCGGGAGGTCCTGCGGCTGGTCAACGCCTTGACCGGATCGGAAACACCGGAGAAGGGCGTGGAGGTCGCCCTGGGGATCTACGACGAGGACGGCAAGACACTGCTCTGGAAACGTTACGTGATGCAAGAGACCGGCTCGCCGGCCCACGACGGCGAGTTGACCGCTGTCGACCTCGACGGTGACGGCGGCAGCGAGCTGGTTCTCTCCTGGGACCGCTCCCTGGTCGCCGGGCGCGTGGACCGTTGGGCCGAAATCTACGCCGTGGACGATCCTCGCCGGCCGCGCCGCGTGTGGGAAGGTTCGTGGGAGCGGGACACCCGTCGGGATGTCACCACGCCGGAGGCAGAAAGGGAGTGGTTTCAGTGCGATATCGACTACGGGGCGACTCGGCGACAGGCCGGCCGCGCCATCGTGCTGCGCAAGAAGATCCGCGCCCGGGGGGGGAAGGTCCTCGATCCGCCCCAGGTTTCGCTCTCCACCGTCTCCTTGCGCTTGCGGCCCTCGGGACCCTGACCTTCGTTTTCGCACTGGGAGCCGAGGGAGGCGTGCGTCGCTACCGCCTCGACGCGGCTGATGGCCTGCCGGGGGCCTACCGGGTCT
Coding sequences within:
- a CDS encoding ATP-binding protein yields the protein MPGTVAGKLTILVTVSLIVVFGLGTWLNVMIQERAAHTILSRNGASIADMIAGATRESMLHNDRERIAAMVDSLARQPDVERIRILRKTGEIAYSTVAEELGSILDSRLEQCITCHQQPQPPEMLPAAERVRVIESGGRRALGITRVIYNEPDCSTAACHEHRPDERLLGILDVHLALGPYDEARVRSALELVLTSAVAIFLVLVTTIVSVQKMVQAPVRALIRGARKLGDGDLSARVPETSDDEIGELARTFNQLARDLEIARGELMDLTQTLEVRVEQKTRELKEAQDQVLHAEKMASLGKLAAVVAHEINNPLSSVVTYARTLVRRLREGRTGPSAEQNLQCLESIASEATRCGAIVSQLLAFARQRGGRFTAMRINDVVEKAVFLLQHQLDMNGVTVRRELAPDLPVIVADPDQVQQASMALLINASQALEGGGTVTLRTRSEEAWVVLEVADDGPGMPPEVAERVFEPFFTTREEDGGLGLGLSVVYGILERHGGSVSLQTAPGDGCCFTLRFPLEPPDQENSR
- a CDS encoding sigma-54 dependent transcriptional regulator, which produces MSARRPKLLIVDDEVHVRESLSSWFTDDGYEVTTAPGGKEALALLGREHFDIMISDIKMPGMDGLELQRRVRRVDADLVIILVTAYASVATAVQGLKEGAYDYLVKPFDPADMSRVVEKACEKIRLEEENLALRRRLEEREGPEFVTGVSQEMRRVIELVDSVAPTDTTVLVRGESGTGKELIARMIHSRSQRAYGPLVAVNCGALSETLLESELFGHEKGSFTGASARRRGKLELADGGTLFLDEVGEMSPKVQVELLRALEEKRFTRVGGTRSIPTDFRVVCATNSDLEQAVRDKTFREDLYYRIHVFQIFIPPLRARPEDVLPIAEHFLARFSASMGRRVKGFSEASRELLMRYPWPGNVRELANAVERALVVCRGDTIESHHLPVARSADGDNGEDPSDLSLESVERRQVRRVLKLTGFNVTRSAKLLGVDRVTLYNKMRKYHIERP
- a CDS encoding peptidase M54, with translation MSSWDVEIVALGPLLAGTLRELRADLARGLARPVRIAASPLSLDDAFDPARRQYSAQVLLELLRRRSPPPGLRLLGVTRVDLFLPVFTHVFGAAQLGGPAAVVSCHRLRGTDVDPGGKATAGRLLREALHELGHTAGLIHCRCSWCSMAPSRTPEEVDLKDAGYCPQCARRLGMT
- a CDS encoding sodium-dependent transporter, giving the protein MTKRGAFGSRMGFILAAAGSAIGLGNIWRFPYSAGQHGGAAFILVYLVCVVVLCLPVLFAELAIGRASQKSPVGAFARLAPSSAWPLVGALGVITGFAILAFYAVVAGWTLGYLGRALAGRFSGALTNEESLAAFHAISRAPVASIALTALFLVLTALVVRSGIQGGIEKASKILMPIFFVLLMGLALRAVTLPGAGAGLRFLFHVDLSKITLSVVVGALGQAFFSLSLGMGAMITYGSYLSHDERLPGAAFSVAAADTAIALLAGLIIFPAVFAAGGDPGGGPGLVFVTLPSIFHHLPLGGLFAVAFYALLAIAALTSTISLLEVVVSYFVDEKGWSRERTTWLVTAACFLLAVPSALSETFLGWQNVIFGNYGLTVGALLICLFVGWKWGIASALEEIARGGSPLPLGSVWGLVIRYVAPLAIAVILAGVIGWIPGVEF
- a CDS encoding nitrophenyl compound nitroreductase subunit ArsF family protein, giving the protein MPQRRPVAVGLVVLVLVVVSLVAAKSWWPRAQAPASWALERFAGQPPRFVVYYFYSGFRCRTCRRIEDTAQSLLEEHFRAPLDGGVLAWLPLNIDEPRYRHFHRDFEMPSRTLVLAEFAGQPPPRRYRRLDQAWSLAHRPERLAAYIREEVDAFLAGRAPPGDGAGTPRAGPP
- a CDS encoding aromatic aminobenezylarsenical efflux permease ArsG family transporter, whose amino-acid sequence is MIELFWASMAALWLGVLVSISPCPLASNIAAVAYIGRESHRPWRVLAAGLAYVAGRVTAYTLLGALIAVSVVSMIDLSGWLEGVAFQLLGPGLIVTGLFLLGWLGTGGAGSRWAERLRRRGAAIGGMAGAVVLGLLLALSLCPVSAALFFGSLVPLSLKHGSAVVVPAVFGVGTGLPAFVFALLFAGGARGVARAYSRLESLDRVGRRFSGWVFIAAGVYESACALVRWW
- a CDS encoding PDZ domain-containing protein; translation: MTTKSTLYRLPPILILLVLLAGLAIPASSVLAEVAPHPGMLRSPDVSAESIVFLYADDLWLVSREGGLAVPLASPPGPELRPRFSPDGRTIAFTGNYDGDSEIYTLPVGGGVAPYRVTHHPGRETLADWTPDGRLMFYTAAMNRSSRIPRLYTVDPAGGLPEALPVPYGTKASLTPDGRLLAYTPTNRDERSWKRYRGGMASDIWIFDLVEHSSHRATRWEGTDTEPMWHGGKLYYLSDAGPAHRRNVWIYDPATGRREQITFFEEFDVRYAAIGPGEGGRGEIVLQNRDALYLLDLGSRRLREVPVRIPGARPTLRRRHVDAAKFVSSWALSPSARRAVVSARGDVWTLPREHGSPRNLTRTGGVAERRPEWSPDGKWIAFFSDASGEYELTLAPADGRGESRILARGQATFYTGIAWAPDSKKLLVTDKAGALLLVAVEDGEFLEIDRDPLAASPSVSWSPDSRFIAYDRRGEGLGNASIWIYDVEKNEKHQVTSGMFNDFGPTFDRKGKYLFFASSRHFSPLYGELDTSFLYAKTEMLFVVPLQADQASPFAPKSDEEKVGEDEKAKNGDEAEAETGTADKKKGKKAKKKKGKKGDGETDVADAGSDKKIEVEIDFDDFERRAVALPVDPGVFGRLAVNDKGHLVYLRSGVRGSGEKPSIMIFDLEDDEREEKLVSKGAHGFDISADGKSLLVMRAGAAFIQKAAAKSDKDAKKVVTAGMDMWVDPREEWPQIFNDAWRFQRDFFYDPNMHGVDWPAMRERYGAMVADCVTRDDLSFVIRELIAELNVGHAYYFGGDSGIHSPRLQAGLLGADFELENGAFRIRHIIEGGPWDVDGRGPLSQPGVKVAVGDYLLAINGEPLDPAADPWAPLIGKIGRAVTLTVSAKPRLDDDAREIVVEPISLRDEMGLRYREWVERNRAYVAEKSGGRIGYVHVPSTGIGGQNELVRGYFSQLRREALIIDDRWNSGGQIPTRFIELLNRPRTNYWARRDGEDWVWPPDAHEGPKVMLINGLAGSGGDAFPWYFRQAGLGKLIGTRTWGGLVGISGNPPLIDGGAVTVPRFAFYENDGTWGVEGHGVDPDIEVIDDPALMVDGGDPQLDRAIEELLAELERSPRKPVQRPPYPNRRGMGIPEADR